The Armatimonadota bacterium genome includes a region encoding these proteins:
- a CDS encoding ferritin-like domain-containing protein → MSKVATMHELYTMSLRDLYSAETQLVKALPKVASAAKCPELKTALQEHLKQTEVHVSRLEGIFKMLGESPNGHPCAAMKGLILETEELLADIENPELLDVALIAAAQKVEHYEIAGYGTCRTFARLVGHDDQARLLQETLDEEARADQALTVLAEFMINARVAQQPVGAAV, encoded by the coding sequence ATGTCAAAAGTCGCCACCATGCATGAGCTCTACACCATGAGCCTGCGAGATCTTTATAGTGCTGAAACACAGCTCGTCAAGGCCCTTCCAAAGGTCGCATCCGCAGCGAAATGCCCAGAGCTCAAGACCGCGTTACAAGAGCATCTGAAGCAAACGGAAGTGCACGTCAGCCGACTGGAAGGGATCTTCAAGATGCTGGGTGAGAGCCCGAACGGGCATCCCTGTGCCGCCATGAAGGGGCTGATCCTGGAAACCGAAGAGCTCCTTGCAGACATCGAGAATCCGGAGCTTCTCGACGTCGCGCTGATCGCCGCCGCTCAAAAGGTCGAGCACTACGAAATCGCCGGCTATGGAACCTGTCGAACCTTCGCGCGGCTGGTTGGACACGATGACCAGGCGAGGCTCTTGCAGGAGACCCTGGACGAAGAGGCCCGCGCGGACCAGGCGCTGACCGTGCTCGCGGAGTTCATGATCAATGCGAGGGTCGCCCAACAGCCTGTGGGAGCCGCGGTGTAG
- a CDS encoding response regulator transcription factor, producing MAYSIDQSTLSSLQGDEAPKSFKLTTRELEVLAEIAKGSSSKEAGDALFLSKRTIDFHLSSIFLKLHASNRVHALRVAQDMGLMFEAPTADGHHKRPITLA from the coding sequence ATGGCATATTCAATCGATCAAAGTACTCTTTCATCGCTTCAAGGAGACGAAGCTCCGAAGTCCTTCAAGCTCACGACACGCGAGCTCGAGGTGCTGGCTGAGATCGCCAAGGGGTCCAGCAGCAAGGAGGCAGGCGACGCCCTGTTCCTATCGAAGCGCACGATCGACTTCCATCTGTCGAGCATCTTCCTGAAGCTCCACGCTTCCAATAGGGTTCACGCCCTAAGGGTGGCCCAGGACATGGGGCTCATGTTTGAAGCCCCAACAGCCGATGGCCACCACAAGCGCCCAATCACTTTGGCCTGA
- a CDS encoding response regulator transcription factor: protein MSNIQLSPRESEIVELATKGYTNEGIAHTLGVSIGTVNTYWLRIRLKAGGVGRTDSVAKVISDRAELALRAANVDREGLAEHIAKREHDLLELRASLGLLELAMEQIQSTVWATDLKLRISMIANGVMPKEHFGVLWEVGKTVYEIFKSEDPNHPPIAMHLSALKGKESTVRLEGEFSKMILKALPLRDESHEIMGCIGIMNYVGE, encoded by the coding sequence ATGAGCAACATCCAACTCTCACCGAGAGAATCCGAAATCGTTGAACTGGCAACTAAGGGATACACCAACGAGGGGATTGCCCACACGTTGGGCGTTAGTATAGGCACTGTCAACACCTACTGGCTGCGCATCCGGCTCAAGGCCGGGGGCGTGGGCCGGACCGACTCCGTCGCCAAGGTCATCAGTGATCGCGCCGAGCTGGCGCTGCGAGCGGCAAACGTGGATCGAGAAGGCCTGGCTGAACACATCGCGAAACGCGAGCACGACCTCTTGGAGCTGCGCGCTTCGCTGGGCCTCTTGGAGCTTGCGATGGAGCAGATCCAGTCGACCGTTTGGGCGACCGATCTGAAGCTGCGGATCTCCATGATCGCCAACGGAGTCATGCCCAAAGAGCATTTCGGCGTGCTGTGGGAGGTTGGCAAGACGGTTTATGAGATCTTTAAGAGCGAAGACCCCAACCACCCTCCGATCGCCATGCACTTGAGTGCATTGAAGGGGAAGGAATCGACCGTTCGCCTTGAGGGCGAGTTTAGCAAGATGATCCTAAAGGCCCTCCCATTGCGAGATGAGAGCCACGAAATCATGGGCTGTATCGGGATCATGAACTACGTGGGCGAGTAG